Genomic segment of Labeo rohita strain BAU-BD-2019 unplaced genomic scaffold, IGBB_LRoh.1.0 scaffold_145, whole genome shotgun sequence:
GAAGTAGTGTCTCAGTCAGCAGCATATGACGGGGCAAGATGGTTTAAACTGGATGTGTTAACTATATCTTACAATCTATTTTATAGCACTTCCCACCCAGCACCAGATGTCATTTAGACGTCATTTTTTGGGCTAAATCAAGTCGGCCCGTCATGGACTTCTTTTAGCCCAAAAATCGACGTTGAAAATTGGTCTTTGTTTGGTCCGTCTAAATTTAGTCCAAATTTGGCCCAAAAATCGACGTTTAAAATTGGGTTTTGTTTGGGCCATCTGATATGATCCAAATTTAGTCCAAAAATAGACATTGAAAACTGGGCTTTGTTTGTTCCGTCTAATTCACTCCAAATTTAGCATGAGCATGTTTATTTCTGACCACATATACCCCTAATATAGCCACATAAATGAAGCAAGTATAGAAATAGATtgtagaaatcattttaagttcTGTCACCGCACAACccacactttatttatttgttattaagcATCTACATTCGcaaacaatatgtaaacatactgtatatttgGATTTATGGCAGAAATCGAGCAATAAGTGTCCTCTAGTGGATTATCTCGTTGAAAATGCTTGTGCTGTGTATTAGTACACCTATTCGTTTACAATCACTACATTTATATGCCTATAATGAATccataaaacatattaaacatcAGAGTAGTTAAAACATCATTAGATAAACCACAGCCCTTATATACAGTAGCCTATTAATAAATTCACATTAATTAAACCCAGTTACACCCATATCTTCACATGACGTCACATCAccagaccaaaataaaagtccattGGTGCACTGCTCTCTAGAATCACAAATACATCATAGAAATGTTGTATACAGAATAGAATTTCGTACTCACATGatgatgcttttaaaaatgatgatGCTAAAGTTATTAACAtcgttaatttattaatattatgtttttttatgtacatttataacactatgcTTTCTGTTTATATACCTTAATTGCCATTAAATTCACATAAAACTAGTCAATGCTGCTGTGTAACTGTTACAAAGGGGGTGTGATGGCAAATTTGATCTATCACTCTTTTGACTATTGTAATCAATCTCTggctattttgtttgtttgtgtatttatttattcctctTTTGGAAAGTAATTTCAAGCACTagggatttttttcttttgctataaATGAGGACACAAAGTCCCACACAAAGGTATTTGCAAGTCAATGACCAAGTACCTATACTGGTTAAGTTTTTTTCTGGAGAGGATTTAAAACCAGCCTTCAGGCTCTCCAGGAACAGCATCAACATGCTAATCCAGATGCTGCCCCGTCAAAAAGCCCATGGATGGAGCCATGAAATTGAAGTGCTGGTTACAGTTTATTGGCTTGCCTGTGGAGCGTCCTACAGGGTCACTTCAGATACCTTCAGCATGCCACTTGCAACAGTCTGTAGGACTGTTCACAATGTTGTGGAGGAGATGATGACCATCCTCCACAAAGTTATTCACTTTCCAAAGGCAGAAGAGATGGAGGAGGTGGGGGCCAGCTTTGCTCGCCTTGCTGGTGCCATCGACGGGTGCCACGTCAGGATTCTTCCTCCTGCAGAGccacaaaaaaagtgttatataaATAGAAAGCTTTTTCCTTCCATCATTCTTCAGGGCACCTGTGATGCCAAGGGTGCATTTATAGATGTGTACATTGGCAATCCAGGATCTGTACATGATGCCCTTGTCCTGCGCAGATCACCCATGTATCAGCAGGCTCTGTATCCACCAGCTGGACACTGTCTCTTAGGAGACGGTGGATACCCATGCCTGCAGCATCCCATTGCAATTATGACCCCGTACCGCCAGCCTGTCGCAGGTACGATGAATCATTTTGTctcagacacagacacacacacacacaaacataatatACCAGAAATTGTTACTATTTTGACTTTGTAATACACCACACATTTTCTACACAATTTTTGATTAACAGGCCAGGTTGAAGCCCGATACAACAGGCATCACGCTCTGGCTAGAAACATCATTGAGCGCACCTTCGGGATGTTAAAGACACGCTGGCGTGCCATTTTCCTGAGAGCCTTGGAGATCAGGCCACTGTTTGCCCCAAAGGTGATTGCTGCCTGCTGCATCCTCCACAACATTTGCATGATAGGAGGTGATCTCCTGGAGGAGGAAAGCCATGGACAAGACGGCAGCGAGGATGATGCGGAGAACGAACCAGTGGATGAAAGGGACCTATCAGGGAACCATCTCCGAGGACATCTTGCAGCTCAGCTATCTTCTCCTGAGGGACTGCCTGCGTGTCTGAATGAACATGACTACATATAGACAGTAGCCTAAACCTTTTCAGATGTTGTCATGTTTACTAAAAGATGAACAAACAGTTTAACATAGTGTACACATtagattaaatataaaacatttttataaagatAGGTATGAATATATATAGGTAAGT
This window contains:
- the LOC127158319 gene encoding putative nuclease HARBI1: MLIQMLPRQKAHGWSHEIEVLVTVYWLACGASYRVTSDTFSMPLATVCRTVHNVVEEMMTILHKVIHFPKAEEMEEVGASFARLAGAIDGCHVRILPPAEPQKKCYINRKLFPSIILQGTCDAKGAFIDVYIGNPGSVHDALVLRRSPMYQQALYPPAGHCLLGDGGYPCLQHPIAIMTPYRQPVAGQVEARYNRHHALARNIIERTFGMLKTRWRAIFLRALEIRPLFAPKVIAACCILHNICMIGGDLLEEESHGQDGSEDDAENEPVDERDLSGNHLRGHLAAQLSSPEGLPACLNEHDYI